CCTTGACGCCCCAGTACGTCGAGAGCCATCCGACCGGGTCCGCGCCGACGGCACGCAGGGCGGCGTTGACGAGCCCGAACCCGTCCGAGAACACCGACCCGAAGACGATCGCCATCGCGACCATGCTCGTGACGTTGGGGATGAAGAACGCGACGCGGTAGAAGCCCTTCGCCCGGATGTTGCCGTGCAGCAGGAACGCGAGCACGAGCGCGAGGAAGAGCATCGGGACGGTCGAGATGATCCAGATGATGAAGGTGTTCGACACCGCGTTCCAGAACCTCGGGTCGCCGAGGAGGTACTGGTACTGCGCGAACCCGACCCACGCGGGGGAGCCGACGCCGTCCCAGTCGGTGAAGGACAGGACGATCGAGAACACGATCGGGAACAGGCCGAACACGAGGAACAGCACGTAGAACGGTGCGATCGCGACGTACTGCGGCCAGAACCGGCGGAGGCCCGACCGGCGGCCGGCCGCAGCGGTCGAGATCGACGAGGTGGGTGTGCCGCCGACGGTCGGGTTCGCCGTGGTCGCGGGTGCTTCACGGGTCGAGGTCATGCCGCAACACCCCGCTTCGCGAGGACCCGGTCGGTCTGGTCGACCGCGTCCTTCCACGCCCGCTCGGGGTCCTTGCCCGTCGACTCGACGTTCGTGATCTCCGTGGCGAAGGCCCCGATGAAGCGCTCGCGGTTCGAGATGTAGGTCACGGGCACCTCCGGTGCGGCATCGCTGAAGAAGTCGAGCGGGTCCTGGTCACCGAAGTAGTCGCCCGGGTTCCGCATCAGGCCGTTGGTGAACGACGCCGGGGTGGAGGGGAAGAGCTGGATGTCGTTGTAGGTGTGCGACTGGATCTCGGGCTGCGTGATCCACTTCGCGAACGCCACGGCGGCCTCCGGGTCCTTCGAGGACTTCGGGACCGCGAGGAAGGAGCCGCCGCTGTTGCCCGGCCGCTCCGGCTGCTTCGCGATGCGCCACTTGCCGGACAGGTCGGGTGCGGTGTCGTGGATGATCTGCGTCCACCAGGCGCCCTCGATCTGCCCGGCGACGCGGCCCGCCACCCACCCGGCGTTCTGGTCCGTGCCGGACTGCAGGTTGCCCGTGATGCCGGCGTGGATCGACTCGACCGCGTTGTCCCAGGCCTTCCGCACCGAGCCGTCGTCGCGCTGGTAGAGCGGCTCGTCGTCGCGGTCGAAGTACCGGGTCGGGCTCGCGGCGATGAACTGGTTGAAGAGCTGTGTGGCGGTGATGATCGTGGCCGCGCCCGTCTTCTGCTTGATCTGCTTGCCGACCGCACGGAAGTCGGCCCAGGTGCTGATCGCGGCGCCGACCTCGTCGGGTTCGGTCGGCAGGTCCGCCTTCTGCAGCACCTCCTGGTTGTAGAAGAACCCGGTGGGTCCGGTGTCGACGGGCCAGAAGCACTGGCGTCCGGACGGGGTGCGCCCGAGCGAGAGCTTCCAGTCGTAGTAGTCCTCCCGCTCCGCAGCCGTCGGCCGGAAGTCGGTGAAGAGCTCTTCGTCGGGGAAGTACAGCCAGCAGTTCGAGTTGATCATGAGCACGTCCGGGATGAACGCGTTCCCGGCCAGCGCCGTGCGGAACTTCGTGTCGTACGAGGCGCCGCCGATGAGGTCCGGTCGCAGACGCTTCGCTCCCTGCCCGGGGATGCCGCCGGCCGCCTGGCGG
This is a stretch of genomic DNA from Curtobacterium sp. 458. It encodes these proteins:
- a CDS encoding sugar ABC transporter permease; the protein is MTSTREAPATTANPTVGGTPTSSISTAAAGRRSGLRRFWPQYVAIAPFYVLFLVFGLFPIVFSIVLSFTDWDGVGSPAWVGFAQYQYLLGDPRFWNAVSNTFIIWIISTVPMLFLALVLAFLLHGNIRAKGFYRVAFFIPNVTSMVAMAIVFGSVFSDGFGLVNAALRAVGADPVGWLSTYWGVKVTIAVMVIWRWTGYNAIIYLAGLQSIPTELYDAAKVDGANTWQIFTRITIPMLRPVILFTVITSTIGGLGLFTEPQILFQGQAVGGPDEAGMTIVLYQYDQAFNQFDFGYGSAIAWVLFFFSVVFAIINWRLLSERDGLKTPRRLRTARTLAPATSGRAGATTASKGDRA
- a CDS encoding extracellular solute-binding protein is translated as MTAAPSVRLSRRGFLAGAGALGALATTALLTGCSTGTAISKDPDELVLWYWNRSLDPKFLRQAAGGIPGQGAKRLRPDLIGGASYDTKFRTALAGNAFIPDVLMINSNCWLYFPDEELFTDFRPTAAEREDYYDWKLSLGRTPSGRQCFWPVDTGPTGFFYNQEVLQKADLPTEPDEVGAAISTWADFRAVGKQIKQKTGAATIITATQLFNQFIAASPTRYFDRDDEPLYQRDDGSVRKAWDNAVESIHAGITGNLQSGTDQNAGWVAGRVAGQIEGAWWTQIIHDTAPDLSGKWRIAKQPERPGNSGGSFLAVPKSSKDPEAAVAFAKWITQPEIQSHTYNDIQLFPSTPASFTNGLMRNPGDYFGDQDPLDFFSDAAPEVPVTYISNRERFIGAFATEITNVESTGKDPERAWKDAVDQTDRVLAKRGVAA